Proteins encoded by one window of Bacteroidales bacterium:
- the gldM gene encoding gliding motility protein GldM: MASNNYSNMTPRQKMINLMYIVLTAMLALNVSTDVLDGFRQVEDSLARSTENASQQNEALYGELTDYNITNPEKSGAWYSKATDVRNRTKELVNYIDSLKVSIVKQADGRDGDVNNIIRMDDLEAASHIMLSPAKGQGKKLRTSLTEYADYVTPMVNDSIKRKVISDYLYPVARNKEGLIKNKTWEEETFEGMPVAAAITVLTKLQNDIRYAESEILHILRNNIDEGDVRVNRMDAYVIPVSKTVMRGSSYSANIVLAAVDTTQVPTIFIEDKELDKEKNGLYEFICNQTGVFSYSGYLEVAAGDGSLLRHPFTSSYTVIEPSATVSATMMNVLYAGIENPISISVPGIPNNAISASMTNGTLTRSGNGWIAKPKKIGEDVTISVIANMEGRTQTVSQTVFRVRQLPDPMPFITYKDDKGNTQRYRGGKPISKALLVKAPGIEAAIDDGLLNISFRVLSFETVIFDSMGNAMPEVSNGAQFSDRQKAAIKKLSRGKRFYISKVKAIGPDGIERTISPIEVFVN; encoded by the coding sequence ATGGCATCGAACAACTATTCAAATATGACGCCGAGGCAGAAGATGATAAATCTGATGTACATTGTGCTAACTGCCATGCTTGCCCTAAATGTTTCAACCGACGTGTTGGATGGTTTCAGACAAGTGGAAGATAGCCTTGCACGTTCAACAGAGAATGCCTCTCAACAAAACGAAGCCCTATATGGAGAGTTGACCGATTATAATATTACCAACCCTGAAAAATCGGGTGCTTGGTACAGCAAAGCAACTGACGTTCGTAACCGCACTAAAGAGCTAGTAAACTATATTGACTCTTTAAAAGTTTCAATCGTGAAACAAGCAGACGGAAGAGACGGTGATGTTAACAACATTATACGAATGGATGATTTGGAAGCGGCATCACACATTATGTTATCTCCTGCAAAGGGACAAGGTAAAAAACTTCGTACATCACTAACCGAGTATGCCGATTATGTTACCCCTATGGTTAACGACTCAATTAAACGTAAAGTTATCAGCGACTACCTATACCCAGTGGCTCGTAACAAAGAGGGGTTGATTAAGAACAAAACATGGGAGGAGGAGACTTTTGAAGGAATGCCTGTTGCTGCAGCAATTACAGTTCTTACAAAACTACAAAACGACATACGTTATGCCGAGAGCGAAATTCTTCACATATTGCGTAACAATATTGATGAGGGCGACGTAAGGGTAAACCGTATGGATGCATACGTTATCCCAGTATCAAAAACCGTTATGCGTGGTAGTTCATACTCAGCAAACATAGTATTGGCCGCAGTTGATACCACTCAAGTTCCAACAATATTTATTGAAGACAAAGAGTTGGATAAAGAGAAGAATGGTTTATATGAGTTTATATGTAACCAAACAGGAGTATTCAGTTATAGCGGATATTTAGAGGTTGCAGCAGGAGACGGCTCACTTCTTCGCCATCCTTTCACCTCATCATATACTGTTATAGAGCCTTCGGCAACAGTCTCGGCAACTATGATGAACGTGCTTTATGCAGGGATTGAAAACCCCATAAGCATATCAGTACCGGGTATCCCAAACAATGCAATATCAGCATCTATGACAAACGGAACATTAACTCGCTCAGGTAATGGATGGATTGCAAAACCCAAGAAAATTGGAGAAGATGTAACAATCTCGGTTATAGCAAATATGGAGGGACGCACACAAACTGTTAGTCAAACAGTATTTAGAGTAAGACAACTCCCCGATCCTATGCCTTTCATAACCTACAAAGACGACAAAGGTAATACTCAACGCTATCGCGGAGGAAAACCAATTAGCAAGGCGCTTCTAGTTAAAGCACCGGGTATAGAGGCTGCAATTGATGACGGACTTTTGAATATATCATTTAGAGTATTATCGTTTGAGACAGTAATATTTGACTCAATGGGAAATGCAATGCCTGAGGTATCAAACGGAGCACAATTCTCTGACCGACAAAAGGCGGCAATTAAAAAGTTATCTCGTGGCAAACGCTTCTATATATCAAAAGTAAAAGCAATAGGCCCCGACGGCATAGAGAGAACTATATCACCTATTGAGGTATTTGTAAACTAA